The Oncorhynchus nerka isolate Pitt River linkage group LG24, Oner_Uvic_2.0, whole genome shotgun sequence genome has a window encoding:
- the LOC115107350 gene encoding uncharacterized protein LOC115107350, translating into MGALHPTNRLAAFVTGRLRSVAKAPQKPLSCSPRLKKTPVGAGRLKTAGTAVTPLGSSSVTSMSMAQKVFQTPAGKNKLPPYKPPWSLGVTKSKGKTSNSQTTTDPKDPAGSHLLLIPMASPAPGTSPGSRPGVVLPAGKKMLLQTVASSQGCKTYHQTNGQMMKPVPLNHPRPSQTSSSRISLTSSSSLKTPSYLGQIGTYSFRICSSIAGDQGTWGPGQGTREGPAGVALPRGFTLIQLPKPGGTGGSPRQPKLIRTTAVGEAVAARTSQQGGPHLETQSSSGPAGGKAQKNQKGTSSPSPLALIENKTETVQSEKLSYTPELNTNTPDSRLALAQKRQSDSVKGP; encoded by the exons ATGGGAGCTCTGCACCCGACCAATCGACTGGCCGCGTTCGTCACCGGAAGGTTGCGCTCTGTAGCGAAGGCCCCTCAAAAGCCTCTCTCCTGCTCACCCAGGTTGAAGAAAACACCTGTGGGTGCTGGGCGCTTAAAGACAGCAGGCACTGCTGTTACTCCTTTAGGCAGTAGTAGTGTTACATCTATGTCTATGGCCCAGAAAGTATTCCAGACACCAGCAG GGAAGAACAAGCTTCCTCCCTACAAACCACCATGGTCCCTAGGTGTCACCAAATCTAAAGGAAAAACCTCCAATAGTCAAACCACCACAGACCCTAAAGACCCAGCCGGCTCTCACCTGCTGCTGATCCCCATGGCCTCTCCTGCCCCAGGGACCTCCCCAGGCTCTCGTCCTGGTGTGGTGCTCCCTGCAGGGAAGAAGATGCTACTACAGACAGTCGCTTCCTCCCAGGGCTGTAAAACGTATCATCAGACCAACGGACAGATGATGAAACCGGTACCTCTGAATCATCCCAGACCATCCCAGACCTCATCTTCCCGCATCTCTCTGACCAGCTCCTCCTCCCTGAAGACCCCCAGCTACCTGGGCCAGATTGGGACCTACTCCTTCAGGATCTGTTCATCTATTGCCGGGGACCAGGGTACATGGGGCCCAGGCCAGGGCACCAGGGAAGGCCCAGCTGGAGTGGCCCTGCCTCGGGGCTTCACCCTCATCCAGCTCCCTAAACCTGGAGGTACTGGTGGTTCTCCCCGGCAACCCAAACTAATCAGAACCACAGCCGTGGGTGAAGCGGTAGCAGCCAGAACTTCGCAGCAAGGAGGGCCTCATCTGGAGACCCAATCTTCCTCTGGACCTGCAGGTGGAAAGGCCCAGAAGAACCAGAAAGGAACCTCTTCTCCCTCACCTCTAGCCTTGATAGAAAATAAAACAGAGACTGTGCAATCTGAAAAGCTCTCCTACACTCCAGAGTTAAATACCAATACACCTGACTCCAGATTAGCGCTAGCCCAGAAGAGACAGTCTGACTCAGTCAAAGGGCCTTAA